The following are from one region of the Platichthys flesus chromosome 2, fPlaFle2.1, whole genome shotgun sequence genome:
- the st3gal8 gene encoding ST3 beta-galactoside alpha-2,3-sialyltransferase 8 yields MLLRRKLCVALLIAAILFLMLASQSIQKRHFLPLSLSLPTFQAMHASRETVVDPKAPLADLNPDPPLTAPPPRTPPPKDKEEPAVDSQKVLRSCGCSGSCISDPGESIWFSQHYDAKQQPVLRDANNNLDPDALRWWLGLQRSGNSQTLEEVMSEMFKVISSPTMDFKPLPSLCRSCAVVGNSGNLRQSGHGDLINSHNSVIRMNKAVTRGFEKDVGSRTTHHLLYPESAVDMGQGESLVLLPFKLRDLEWLTSALSTGQVKMTYMRVKDRVEADKDKVLVMNPVFFKYVHDHWTEHHGRYPSTGMLAIIFALHTCDQVSVFGYGADKQGNWHHYWEENRDAGAFRKTGVHSADFEIQVIQQLAKEGKISLHL; encoded by the exons ATGTTGCTGAGGAGGAAGCTGTGCGTTGCTTTGCTGATCGCcgccatcctcttcctcatgctGGCCAGTCAGAGCATCCAGAAGAgacacttcctgcctctgtccttGTCCCTGCCCACCTTCCAGGCCATGCACGCCAGCcgggagacag tggtTGACCCCAAAGCGCCTCTTGCTGACCTGAACCCGGACCCACCGTTGACAGCCCCTCCTCCCAGAACCCCCCCGCCTAAGGACAAGGAGGAGCCTGCAGTCGACTCTCAGAAAGTCCTGAG GTCTTGTGGTTGTTCTGGTTCCTGTATTTCAGACCCCGGGGAGTCCATATGGTTCAGCCAGCACTACGATGCGAAACAACAGCCTGTCCTCCGAGACGCCAACAACAACCTGGACCCTGACGCGCTCAGGTGGTGGCTG GGTCTTCAACGGTCAGGTAACTCCCAAACTCtagaggaagtgatgtcagaGATGTTCAAGGTCATTTCTTCACCCACCATGGACTTCAAGCCCCTCCCCTCGCTCTGCCGTAGTTGTGCGGTGGTCGGCAACTCTGGCAACCTGCGGCAGTCCGGACACGGCGACCTGATCAACTCCCACAACTCCGTGATCCG GATGAACAAGGCAGTGACTCGAGGGTTTGAGAAAGATGTCGGGAGTCGGACGACGCATCACCTCCTGTACCCGGAGAGCGCGGTGGACATGGGGCAGGGAGAGAGCCTCGTCCTGCTGCCGTTCAAACTGAGAGACCTGGAGTGGCTGACCAGCGCCTTGTCCACCGGCCAGGTCAAAAT gacctACATGAGGGTTAAAGACAGAGTGGAGGCCGATAAAGACAAG gttctGGTGATGAACCCGGTGTTCTTTAAATACGTCCACGATCACTGGACCGAGCACCACGGACGTTACCCCTCCACCGGGATGCTGGCCATCATCTTTGCTCTGCACACCTGTGACCAG GTGTCAGTGTTTGGTTATGGCGCGGACAAACAGGGGAACTGGCATCACTACTGGGAAGAGAACCGCGACGCCGGAGCCTTCAGGAAGACCGGCGTCCACAGCGCCGACTTTGAGATCCAGGTCATTCAACAGCTCGCCAAGGAAGGAAAGATCAGTCTGCACCTGTGA
- the unm_sa1614 gene encoding arf-GAP with SH3 domain, ANK repeat and PH domain-containing protein 2: MPECVSVPEFVHEVQEDWSSPTTSSFTSRMMSCRNTVYLLEEALDSDRLVLQKMKKASKAKYTSGQEHVSHLEQYIHSMEKLSVNCHSNGESEVGSAFYRLADFSKELVSPMKNLLKSMLHNIHFFLDSLVKGDLREVKGDLKKPFDKAWRDYESRFKQVEKEKRELARQYGMVRNEVSGGEIAEELEKERRSFQLSMCEYLIKVNEIKTKRGVDLLQNLIKHYHSHNNFLQECVSTTERLKQYIEELNGVLTTVKQRHEDEKKQLCSLRDQLRPVVHTEQDSLPKQVYSMHQLLGDKHYGTERSGFLYKKSDGLRKMWQKRKCSVHNCYLTIAHATPNKPPTRLNLLTCQVKPSVEDKKCFDLISHNRTYHFLAEDEAECVAWISVLSNSKQEALSVALDGGRLDGGGEESSVEDLTRAITDDVRRMPGNNSCCDCGAPDPGWLSTNLGILTCIECSGIHREMGVHVSRIQSLSLDSLGTSDLLLARNVGNSGFNEILEANLLSPSLKPSQHSHMTERKDFIMLKYQDVHFVRRSPSSTATLRLGLQEATKSCDIYSLIQLHAQRMELSQPLHTHIQEKGETALHLAVLLADRTSLHILDFLAQNCSNVDMPTSSGNTALHYSCLHNKSDCVKLLLRARANSHLKNELGETALDMSRRLKHSHCEALLQQAQSNQFDHHIHVEYEWRLRHDDLYDSDDDFDDRNGPVKKERTSSSSFTSSFSFTSRPFSFSQSLSSAGAPPSSAGAGAPGGGGLLSVGRRLAMAMDLHSRASGTAPSPPPPPPSSPAPPLPPRVKAPTVPPPPPPAGGEGFCEDDEEGFFITSGSRKSNPAPPIAVRHKRSCSESSTHDYGLPTSPRIYSGPDSSSFKQCVPSSPLSSLTERPHRSGFRRADSDSSSSHFLHPASKAPPNGSPTNHRSQSFESDSRGPAPLPLPRRSVPRGAASRRVQALYDCQADHHDELSFIEGQVLVLLGQEDPDWWHGYIEDEPDQRGLFPSSFVQPFSE; encoded by the exons ATGCCGGAGTGTGTGTCGGTGCCGGAGTTCGTGCATGAGGTGCAGGAGGACTGGAGCTcgcccaccacctcctccttcacctccaggATGATGAGCTGCAGGAACACGGTCTACCTGCTGGAGGAG gcTCTGGACAGTGACCGTCTGGTGTTGCAGAAAATGAAGAAAGCTTCTAAAGCCAAATATACTTCAGgacaag aacaCGTCTCTCACCTGGAGCAGTACATTCATTCAATGGAGAAGCTGTCGGTCAACTGTCACTCAAACGGAGAGTCAGAGGTTGGCTCCGCCTTCTATCGCCTGGCGGACTTTTCCAAAGAGCTTGTGTCTCCGATGAAGAACCTG ctaaaGAGCATGCTCCACAACATCCACTTCTTCCTGGACTCCCTGGTAAAAGGTGACCTGAGGGAGGTGAAGGGG GATCTGAAGAAACCTTTCGACAAAGCGTGGAGGGACTACGAGAGCAGATT TAagcaggtggagaaggagaagagggagttgGCTCGTCAGTACGGGATGGTGAGGAACGAGGTGAGCGGGGGGGAGATCgccgaggagctggagaaggagagacgCTCGTTCCAACTGAGCATGTGTGAG tATCTGATCAAGGTCaatgagataaagacaaagagaggagtTGACCTGCTGCAGAACCTCATCAAACACTACCACAGCCACAACAA tttccTGCAGGAGTGTGTTTCCACCACTGAGCGGTTGAAGCAGTACATTGAGGAGCTGAATGGAGTCCTGACCACG gtgaaGCAGCGTCATGAAGACGAGAAGAAACAACTGTGTTCTCTCAGAGATCAGCTGAGGCCCGTCGTCCACACGgagcag gactcGCTGCCTAAGCAGGTGTACAGTATGCATCAGCTGCTGGGAGACAAACATTACGGAACAGAACGATCAGGATTCCTCTACAAGAAGAGTGACgg gttgAGGAAAATGTGGCAGAAAAGGAAATGTTCCGTTCATAACTGCTACCTGACGATCGCACATGCTACT ccgAATAAACCTCCGACCAGACTCAATCTACTCACCTGTCAGGTTAAACCCAGCGTGGAGGACAAGAAATGCTTTGACCTGATCTCTC ATAATCGGACGTATCACTTCCTGGCTGAAGATGAAGCTGAGTGTGTGGC ctggaTCTCGGTGCTCAGTAACAGTAAGCAGGAGGCCCTGAGCGTGGCTCTGGACGGGGGGAGgctggatggaggaggagaggagagcagcgtGGAGGATCTGACCCGCGCCATCACCGACGACGTCAGGCGGATGCCAGGGAACAACAGctgctgcgactgtggagcTCCGG atCCTGGATGGCTCTCGACCAACCTGGGGATCCTGACCTGTATCGAGTGTTCAGGGATCCACAGGGAGATGGGGGTCCACGTGTCCAGGATCCAGTCTCTGAGTCTGGACAGCCTGGGGACCTCAGACCTGCTG ttgGCCAGGAATGTTGGTAACTCTGGTTTTAATGAAATACTGGAGGCGAACCTGCTGAGTCCGTCTCTGAAGCCGTCTCAACACAGTCACAT GACGGAGCGTAAAGACTTCATCATGCTCAAGTACCAGGACGTGCATTTTGTGAGGCGGAGTCCCAGCTCCACTGCAACGCTGCGACTCGGCCTGCAGGAGGCGACCAAGAGCTGCGACATCTACAGCTTGATTCAGCTGCACGCTCAGAGGATGGAGCTGAGCCAgccgctgcacacacacattcag GAAAAAGGGGAGACTGCGCTCCATCTCGCCGTCCTATTGGCCGACAGGACCTCACTGCACATCCTGGACTTCCTGGCTCAGAACTG ctCCAACGTGGACATGCCGACGTCATCAGGGAACACCGCGCTGCACTACAGCTGTCTGCACAACAAGAGCGACTGTGTGAAACTGCTGCTGAGAGCCCGCGCCAACTCACACctca agaATGAGTTGGGAGAGACCGCCCTGGACATGAGCCGCAGGTTGAAGCACAGCCACTGTGAGGCGCTG ctgcagcagGCCCAGTCCAACCAGTTTGACCATCACATCCATGTGGAGTACGAGTGGCGGCTTCGTCATGACGACCTCTATGACAGCGACGACGACTTCGATGACAGG AATGGGCCAGTGAAGAAGGAgcgcacctcctcctcctccttcacctcctccttctccttcacctcccgTCCGTTCAGCTTCAGTCAGTCCCTGTCCTCCGCTGGGGCTCCGCCCTCCTCAGCTGGAGCAGGGGCGCCGGGCGGAGGAGGTCTGCTCAGCGTGGGGAGGAGGCTCGCCATGGCCATGGACCTCCACAGCCGGGCCTCTGGCACCGCGccgagcccccccccacctccgcCCTCTTCTCCAGCTCCCCCGCTGCCCCcccgggtcaaag CTCccactgttcctcctcctccgcctcccgcTGGGGGGGAGGGATTTTGCGAGGACGATGAGGAAGGATTCTTCATCACgtcaggaagcaggaagtccaACCCTGCCCCTCCCATCGCCGTCCGACacaagaggagctgctctgAGTCCAGCACGCACG attacGGGTTGCCAACCAGTCCCAGAATCTACAGCGGtccagactcctcctcctttaagcagtgtgt tccatcttctcctctcagctCGCTGACTGAACGACCTCACAGATCAG GTTTTCGGAGGGCGGACAGTGACAGTAGCTCCTCCCACTTCCTGCACCCTGCCAGTAAAGCTCCGCCCAACGGATCTCCCACCAACCACCGTTCTCAGAGCTTTGAGAGTGACAGcagaggccccgcccccctgcCGCTCCCTCGCAGATCAGTg CCTCGTGGTGCAGCGAGTCGACGTGTCCAGGCTCTGTACGACTGTCAGGCCGACCACCATGACGAGCTGAGCTTCATTGAGGGTCAGGTGCTGGTGCTCCTGGGACAGGAGGACCCCGATTGGTGG catggTTACATCGAGGATGAGCCAGACCAGAGAGGATTGTTTCCGTCTTCCTTCGTCCAGCCGTTCTCAGAATGA